DNA from Streptomyces sp. NBC_01260:
GAACGCCCCGGCCTCCAGCAGCTCGGCGAGTGCGGGGAACGACGCGGAGTCGGCGTACTTGGCCAGCGCGCGGCCGTAGTTGGCCATCAGGTCTTCCTCGCTGATGCCCTCGGTCACGACGCCGAGCGACATCTGCACGTTGTTGCGCACGTAGCCGATCATCAGCATCATCACGGAGAGCTTCTCGTCCGGCCTCAGCGCGGTGCCGCCCAGGGTGCGCAGGCCGCACTCCAGCCAGCTGAGCTGCCCCGGCTCCAGGGGAGGTCCGCTGACCGAGATCTGGAGCATCCAGGGGTGCCGGTGGAAGACCTCCTGGAAGGCGCGAGCCCACTGCTCCAGCCCGTCCCGCCAGTCCCCCTCCGCCGTTTCGATACGGGGCGGGGTGCCGTAGGCCATGTCCAGCATCAGCTGTCGCAGCTCGTCCTTGCTCGACACGTGGCGGTACAGCGACATGGTGCCGAAGTCGAGGCTCTTGGCGACCCGGGACATGGACAGCCCGGCGAGGCCGTCGGCGTCCGCCGACTCGATCGCGGCCGTCACGATGCGCTCGACGCTCAGGCCGGTGCGGGCTGTGCGCTGCTCCCTGTTCCGCAGTTCCCAGAGCACCGCGATGCTGTTCGGCAGGCCGACGCCTTCCGTGCTCTTTCCTTCGCCAGTAGTCATCTCGTGCCTGCCTTCATCGGAAGCCTTCCCATGCGTATCACGCACGCATAGAGCATCGTATACGCCTCGGGTCCGCGGTACGCGGAGCCGGTGTGACACCGAGGTGGGGAGACGGTACGACACCGCTCTCGGTGAGAGTGGAGGAGGGCCGGGCTCGTAAGCCGCCCCCTGGTTGCGGTGGTTCAGCCGTCAGACGGCCGCCGCCGTGGCGGCCGTCTCCGCCGACGGCCGGCCGAGCAGGAGCCGGCACTGCCGCAGACCGCGCGCGCTGTTCCAGCCCAGCCCGCCGACGAGGACTCCGTCGCGGTGGTACGCGGCGACGAACTCCCGGTCCGCGGTGGACCCGCTGATGATCTCCGTACGCGCGCCCGGAGGGCACCAGCCGATGGTCTGGATCTTCTCCCCGAACTGATGGGTCCAGCCGAAGGGCACGGGGGCGTACGGCTTCTCGCCCGCGTCACCGGCCAGCAGATTGGAGACGACCGCCATGGCCTGCTGGGCGGCGTTGGTCCGCTGTTCGAGCCTGACCCGCGCCCCGGCCATCATCGGGTGGGGCCAGTTGGCGACGTCCCCCGCCGCCCACACGCCAGGGGCGGCCCGGCAGTACTCGTCGCACAGGACCCCGTCCCCCAGGGGCAGTCCGGAACCGGCGAGCCAGTCCACGGCGGGCACCGAGCCGATCGCGACGACGACGAGATCGGCGTCAACGGTGGTGCCGTCCGCCAGCAGGACCCCGCGAACACCGCCGCCGCCGTCCTGGGCCATCCCCACGACATCGGCGCCGAGAACGAGCCGCACTCCGTGGTCACGGTGCATACCGGCCACGAGCTCGCCGATCCCGGCACCGACCTGGCGTTCAAGGGGCTGGGCGTTCGTGTCGATCAGCGTCACGTCGAGCCCGGCCCCGCGCGCCGTGGCGGCGATCTCCGCGCCGAGGAATCCGGCCCCGATCACCGCCACCCTGGGGCCTGCCGCGAGCGCCTCGCGCAGCCGGATTGCGTCGTCCAGTGAACGCAGGACATGGACGCCCCGGAGGCCGTCCCCGTACGGCAGCCTGCGCGGCCGGAGTCCCGTCGCGATGATCGCCGCGTCATAGGGCAGCCGCTCGCCGGTGGAGAGGCTGACGGTCCGGGCGGCCTGGTCGAGGCCGGTGGCCCGGCAGCCGAGACGCAGATCGACGTCCACGGCGGCGAGCACGTCCTCCTTGCGCAACCAGGCGCTCGGGGGTTCCCAGCCCTCGCTCAGCAACTCCTTGGAGAGGGGCGGCCGGTCGTAGGGCGGATGGACCTCGTCGCCGACGAGCGTCAGCCCGCCTTCGTAGCCCTTGGCGCGCAGCGTCTCCACCGCGGTCAGTCCTGCGGCCGCCGCGCCCACGACGACTATCCGGTTCAGCACACTCGCTCCTCGTCTCCGGTCGGTGCTCGTACGAACCCCTTGTGCCATGACCGGCAGGGCCTGCCGGGAGGGGGTACTACGCTTCGCCGCCGAGGATGTCGCCGTCGAGAATGTCGAACAGCTCGTCCGCGGTGGCCGCGCTGAGGTCATCTGCGGGGGTGTCCTCGCCGAAGAGCGTCTGCCGCAGGTGCGTGGCGAGCTCGGCGGCCGAGGGGTAGTCGAAGATCAGGGTCGGCGCCAGCCGGCAGCCGGTCACCCCGCCCAGGCGGTTCCTG
Protein-coding regions in this window:
- a CDS encoding TetR/AcrR family transcriptional regulator is translated as MTTGEGKSTEGVGLPNSIAVLWELRNREQRTARTGLSVERIVTAAIESADADGLAGLSMSRVAKSLDFGTMSLYRHVSSKDELRQLMLDMAYGTPPRIETAEGDWRDGLEQWARAFQEVFHRHPWMLQISVSGPPLEPGQLSWLECGLRTLGGTALRPDEKLSVMMLMIGYVRNNVQMSLGVVTEGISEEDLMANYGRALAKYADSASFPALAELLEAGAFDEPEDDFTFGLQRVLDGVEVLVRIRNGEKPLT
- a CDS encoding NAD(P)/FAD-dependent oxidoreductase, encoding MLNRIVVVGAAAAGLTAVETLRAKGYEGGLTLVGDEVHPPYDRPPLSKELLSEGWEPPSAWLRKEDVLAAVDVDLRLGCRATGLDQAARTVSLSTGERLPYDAAIIATGLRPRRLPYGDGLRGVHVLRSLDDAIRLREALAAGPRVAVIGAGFLGAEIAATARGAGLDVTLIDTNAQPLERQVGAGIGELVAGMHRDHGVRLVLGADVVGMAQDGGGGVRGVLLADGTTVDADLVVVAIGSVPAVDWLAGSGLPLGDGVLCDEYCRAAPGVWAAGDVANWPHPMMAGARVRLEQRTNAAQQAMAVVSNLLAGDAGEKPYAPVPFGWTHQFGEKIQTIGWCPPGARTEIISGSTADREFVAAYHRDGVLVGGLGWNSARGLRQCRLLLGRPSAETAATAAAV